Proteins found in one Brachypodium distachyon strain Bd21 chromosome 5, Brachypodium_distachyon_v3.0, whole genome shotgun sequence genomic segment:
- the LOC100846053 gene encoding extensin has product MGGKAVLLVALLAVSLVVQIQADSGYTPTPVTPSPKPEKPPKGHKPPHHHHHAKPPAGSHKPAPPTATPPTPAYKPPTATPPAPTPPKYTPSPKPPTPKPTPPTYTPTPKPPTPTPKPTPPTYKPAPKPTPPTYKPTPKPSPPTYPPKPTPPTYKPAPKPTPPTYKPAPKPTPPTYKPAPKPTPPTYKPDPKPTPPTYKPAPKPAPKPTPPNYKPAPKPTPPSYKPAPKPTPPAPKPTPPTPPAYKPAPKPSPPTPAPPAYKPPTPTPPAYKTPTPSPPPPPYHH; this is encoded by the coding sequence ATGGGTGGCAAAGCCGTTCTCCTGGTGGCCCTCTTGGCCGTGAGCCTGGTGGTCCAGATCCAGGCGGACAGCGGCTACACCCCGACGCCGGTGACCCCGTCTCCCAAGCCCGAGAAGCCACCCAAGGGCCACAAGCcgccccaccaccaccaccacgccaAGCCTCCGGCTGGCTCCCACAAGCCGGCGCCTCCCACGGCCACTCCTCCCACGCCGGCGTACAAGCCACCCACGGCCACGCCTCCGGCTCCGACGCCACCGAAGTACACTCCGTCCCCGAAGCCACCGACGCCTAAGCCCACACCACCCACGTATACCCCGACCCCGAAGCCGCCCACTCCCACACCAAAGCCCACGCCGCCAACGTACAAGCCGGCACCCAAGCCCACTCCTCCCACGTATAAGCCCACACCCaagccctcgccgccgacgtaCCCGCCGAAGCCAACACCACCCACCTACAAGCCGGCGCCGAAGCCGACTCCCCCGACCTACAAGCCGGCGCCGAAGCCGACACCGCCCACCTACAAGCCCGCGCCGAAGCCGACGCCCCCGACCTACAAGCCGGACCCCAAGCCGACTCCCCCGACGTACAAGCCCGCGCCGAAGCCGGCCCCCAAGCCTACGCCCCCGAACTACAAGCcggcgccgaagccgacgccgccgtcgtaCAAGCCGGCCCCGAAGCCCACTCCCCCGGCACCGAAGCCCACGCCGCCGACACCACCAGCCTACAAGCCGGCGCCGAAGCCGAGCCCTCCGACGCCCGCCCCGCCGGCGTACAAGCCTCCGACTCCGACTCCTCCGGCGTACAAGACCCCCACtccgagcccgccgccgccgccctacCACCACTAA
- the LOC100845749 gene encoding U-box domain-containing protein 27, which translates to MLTFGGRTTASVKELKNNEQRSSSMLKNISKEARNEGKKRKKGVWKNCDHQGAFCTSTADQGARRKGHSTTTTSISIYHHPHHLPQPSSPFCCIPCSTRKRIASLGAMVRKETSTSMRLPPQHQGLEVKIPSFFRCPISLDVMRSPVSLCTGVTYDRASIQRWLDSGHTTCPATMLPLPSTDLVPNLTLRSLIAHWSASAASCSPAAAGSVAFFAAGPSPAGLVRQVASSLGGGADPSPALCELAAYLSDDDVDEFEKNALVGAGRAAETVASVLRRKGDQIVSVEGAEAAVSVLAAIVALDGIEDANKRRVATGLAVDAAASAASLARVLRGGSGLEARIDAARLAGFLLDNADADAKAAVAESSQLVAELIRLIGPVDEKGSLDKKAMGTGLSCLATISGLRRAARAEMVRLGAVSAAVRALHATAEPGASAKALRILESAVGCAEGRAELCKDAEETVPAVLDKMMKSGRDGAEAAVAVLWAVCHKYKDRRAADAAAASEGGLTRLLLLLQSGCSPPARQMAVELLKIYKVNAKSCLAGYDSKTTHIMPF; encoded by the coding sequence ATGTTGACTTTTGGAGGAAGAACAACTGCTTCCGTAAAAGAGTTGAAGAACAATGAGCAGCGTTCCAGTAGTATGTTGAAAAACATTTCCAAGGAAGCAAGGAATGAAGGAAAGAAACGAAAAAAAGGCGTTTGGAAAAATTGCGACCACCAGGGAGCATTTTGCACGAGCACGGCAGACCAGGGCGCTCGGCGCAAAGGacactccaccaccaccacttcCATTTCCATATACCACCACCCCCACCATCTTCCCCAGCCTTCCTCCCCTTTCTGCTGCATTCCCTGCTCCACAAGGAAAAGGATTGCTAGCCTAGGAGCCATGGTGAGGAAGGAGACGAGCACGAGCATGAGGCTCCCGCCTCAGCACCAGGGGCTGGAGGTCAAGATCCCGAGCTTCTTCCGGTGCCCGATCTCGCTGGACGTCATGCGGTCGCCGGTGAGCCTCTGCACGGGCGTCACGTACGACCGCGCCTCCATACAGCGGTGGCTCGACTCCGGCCACACCACCTGCCCGGCCACCATGCTCCCGCTCCCCTCCACGGATCTCGTCCCCAACCTCACACTCCGCAGCCTCATCGCCCACTggtccgcctccgccgcctcctgctcccccgccgcggccggatccgtcgccttcttcgccgccggcccTTCCCCCGCGGGGCTCGTCCGCCAGGTCGCTTCctccctcggcggcggcgccgacccTTCCCCCGCGCTCTGCGAGCTCGCGGCCTATCtctccgacgacgacgtcgacgaGTTCGAGAAGAACGCGCTCGTGggcgccggccgcgccgcggAGACCGTCGCGTCCGTGCTCAGACGGAAAGGGGATCAGATCGTGAGCGTCGAGGGCGCCGAGGCTGCCGTGAGCGTACTCGCCGCGATCGTCGCGCTGGACGGCATCGAGGACGCGAACAAGAGGCGCGTCGCCACGGGCCTCGCCGTGGacgcggcggcctcggccgCATCGCTGGCGCGCGTCCTGCGTGGCGGGAGCGGCCTCGAGGCAAGGATCGACGCGGCGCGGCTCGCGGGTTTCTTGCTGGACAatgccgacgccgacgcgaAGGCGGCCGTGGCCGAATCGTCCCAGCTGGTGGCCGAGCTGATACGGCTCATCGGGCCCGTCGACGAGAAAGGCAGCCTGGACAAGAAGGCCATGGGCACCGGCCTCTCGTGCCTGGCCACGATCTCAGGGCTACGCCGCGCGGCGCGCGCCGAGATGGTGCGCCTCGGCGCCGTCTCGGCCGCGGTGCGCGCGCTCCACGCCACGGCGGAGCCCGGCGCGTCGGCCAAGGCGCTCCGGATCCTCGAGTCCGCCGTGGGCTGCGCCGAGGGCCGCGCGGAGCTGTGCAAGGACGCGGAGGAGACCGTCCCTGCCGTGCTCGACAAGATGATGAAGTCCGGCCGCGACGGCGCCGAGGCCGCGGTGGCCGTGCTCTGGGCGGTGTGCCACAAGTACAAGGACCGCAGggccgcggacgccgccgcggcgtccgAGGGCGGGCTGACGaggctgctcctgctgctgcagagcgggtgctcgccgccggccaggcAGATGGCCGTGGAGCTGCTCAAGATATACAAGGTGAACGCCAAAAGCTGCCTCGCCGGCTACGACTCCAAGACCACCCACATCATGCCGTTCTGA